Proteins from a genomic interval of Myxococcales bacterium:
- a CDS encoding radical SAM protein translates to MNTNGTLIPAELFDTLLREGPHYLVLSVDAPDAATHDWLRGRAGTWSAVVETIRGLVEARESRHPGSDVKILVNGILCARTLPAALEHVAFARSLGVDGVMFQALARTFMNQGLGDPFFDKHRPQDLALVDRVLDELVALRKVDRFLNTEVRDLEWMKLYFRNPDFISEPVCGSAHRNMMVNMYGEIQLCFAMKELLGGAHLGSVRDTTLRAAWHGDAAAQARTVMDACRKNCGMLHCHRREGPL, encoded by the coding sequence GTGAACACGAACGGCACCCTGATCCCCGCCGAACTCTTCGACACGCTTCTGCGGGAGGGTCCTCACTACCTCGTGCTCTCGGTCGACGCGCCCGACGCTGCGACGCACGACTGGCTGCGAGGGCGCGCCGGCACCTGGTCGGCCGTCGTGGAGACGATCCGCGGCCTCGTGGAGGCCCGGGAGTCTCGGCACCCAGGCTCGGACGTGAAGATCCTCGTCAACGGAATCTTGTGCGCGCGAACCTTGCCGGCCGCCCTGGAGCATGTGGCCTTCGCGAGGTCGCTGGGTGTCGATGGCGTGATGTTCCAGGCGCTCGCGCGGACCTTCATGAACCAGGGGCTCGGCGACCCGTTCTTCGACAAGCACCGCCCACAGGACCTCGCGCTCGTCGATCGAGTGCTCGACGAGTTGGTGGCGCTGCGGAAGGTTGACCGATTCCTGAACACTGAGGTTCGTGACCTCGAGTGGATGAAGCTCTACTTCCGGAACCCGGACTTCATCAGCGAGCCGGTGTGCGGCTCGGCTCACCGCAACATGATGGTGAACATGTACGGCGAGATCCAGCTGTGCTTCGCCATGAAGGAGCTGCTCGGCGGCGCGCATCTCGGATCCGTCCGCGACACGACCCTGCGCGCGGCCTGGCACGGCGACGCCGCGGCCCAGGCGCGCACCGTGATGGACGCCTGCCGGAAGAACTGCGGGATGTTGCACTGTCATCGCCGGGAGGGCCCGTTGTGA
- a CDS encoding fatty acid desaturase: MVERHDWTVTERGGGTHAVDVKVPSSTWRTYLNRSSLPFWGIHVAAIVGVLLLGWSWRGLALALALYVARMFFVTAGHHRYFSHRTFKTSRAGQAVLAFLTQTTMQRGVLWWAAKHRHHHRYSDMPSDIHSPVQRGFWFSHVGWSTSDEAGPADRDLVRDLTRYPELVAIDRAKHLPAILLAVVLFAVGGAHALVWGFFVSTVLLWHGTFTINSLSHVIGRRRYPTKDDSRNHWLLALVTLGEGWHNNHHHYQSSCRQGFFWWEVDLTYYVLRMLAWTHVIWDVRQVPDHVRDGSAAPRRAGAQATIAATPAVVVSS; encoded by the coding sequence ATGGTCGAGCGTCATGACTGGACCGTGACCGAACGCGGCGGCGGGACCCACGCCGTCGACGTGAAGGTTCCATCCTCCACCTGGCGTACGTACCTCAACCGCAGCTCGCTCCCGTTCTGGGGTATCCACGTCGCCGCGATCGTCGGCGTTCTCCTGCTCGGCTGGTCGTGGCGGGGGCTCGCGCTCGCGCTCGCGCTCTACGTCGCGCGCATGTTCTTCGTCACCGCCGGGCATCACCGGTACTTCTCGCATCGGACCTTCAAGACCTCCCGCGCCGGCCAGGCGGTGCTGGCGTTCCTGACCCAGACGACGATGCAGCGCGGCGTCCTGTGGTGGGCGGCGAAGCACCGCCACCACCACCGGTACTCGGACATGCCGAGCGACATCCACTCGCCGGTGCAGCGCGGCTTCTGGTTCTCCCACGTCGGCTGGAGCACCTCCGACGAAGCCGGTCCGGCGGACCGCGACCTGGTGCGCGATCTGACCCGGTACCCCGAGCTGGTGGCGATCGACCGTGCCAAGCACTTGCCCGCCATCCTGCTCGCCGTGGTGCTGTTCGCGGTCGGTGGAGCTCACGCGCTGGTGTGGGGCTTCTTCGTCTCGACCGTGCTGCTCTGGCACGGGACCTTCACGATCAACTCGCTGTCCCACGTGATCGGGCGGCGCCGCTACCCCACCAAGGACGACTCGCGCAACCACTGGCTGCTGGCGCTCGTCACCCTCGGTGAGGGGTGGCACAACAACCATCATCACTACCAGAGCTCGTGTCGTCAGGGGTTCTTCTGGTGGGAGGTCGACCTGACCTACTACGTTCTGCGCATGCTGGCGTGGACCCACGTGATCTGGGATGTGCGCCAGGTGCCGGACCACGTCCGCGACGGGAGCGCAGCGCCCCGCCGGGCGGGCGCGCAGGCCACGATCGCAGCGACGCCGGCGGTCGTGGTGTCGAGCTGA
- a CDS encoding glycosyltransferase family 2 protein: MTVRRRAPLAVSVVIPCHGRLASLERAVCSVLASASAVEGEVEVILVDDCSPTPVREALQAKLRDARVRFLRHDANRGPAAARNTGVAQARFELVLFTDDDVVVDARWIERLARYLADAPRRVGGVGGRVRALGTDLFSRYFEYHHILDPFRMDDGRVLYVVTACCGYRRSVLQEVGALTRTSRLRAAKIPALPSRSPRLGMSSHVVEDALVHHDFRLGLRDFWRTFRRYGRGCRHQVERHWRGFASPRRASGGSGARDAVATFGGQLVEVPDAESL, encoded by the coding sequence GTGACGGTGCGCCGGCGTGCGCCCCTGGCGGTGTCGGTGGTCATTCCTTGCCACGGACGGCTCGCGTCGCTGGAGCGCGCTGTGTGTTCGGTGCTGGCCTCGGCGAGCGCGGTGGAGGGCGAGGTTGAGGTCATCCTGGTGGACGACTGCTCGCCGACCCCGGTGCGAGAGGCACTCCAGGCCAAGCTGCGCGACGCGCGGGTCCGATTCCTGCGCCATGACGCCAACCGTGGTCCAGCCGCCGCGCGGAACACCGGCGTCGCCCAGGCGCGGTTCGAGCTGGTGCTCTTCACTGACGATGACGTGGTCGTGGACGCGCGCTGGATCGAGCGGCTCGCGCGCTATCTCGCCGACGCGCCCCGGCGAGTTGGCGGCGTCGGCGGTCGCGTTCGCGCGCTGGGCACCGATCTGTTCAGTCGGTACTTCGAGTACCACCACATCCTCGACCCATTCCGCATGGATGATGGACGCGTGCTCTACGTCGTCACGGCCTGCTGCGGGTATCGGCGGTCGGTCCTGCAGGAAGTCGGGGCTTTGACGAGGACGTCAAGGCTCCGGGCGGCGAAGATCCCGGCCTTGCCTTCAAGGTCGCCGCGGCTGGGTATGAGCTCCCACGTCGTCGAAGATGCCCTCGTCCACCACGACTTCCGGCTGGGGCTACGTGACTTCTGGCGGACGTTTCGACGGTACGGCCGCGGGTGTCGGCACCAGGTCGAGCGGCACTGGCGGGGCTTTGCGTCGCCTCGTCGCGCCAGCGGCGGCTCCGGCGCTCGCGACGCCGTCGCGACCTTCGGCGGACAACTCGTCGAAGTGCCCGACGCGGAGTCACTGTAG